tttttcaggtgaacgaatctcttctgcatgttttcgatggattcaccatcttccatgtggaagagttcgaactcttgagttaacgtattgatcctagctagtttgacatcatccgttccctcgtgggcaacttgcaatgtgtcccacatagctttagctgatctacaatgggaaacgcgatagtattcatcaactcctagagctgagattagaatgtttctcgctttccaatcatatgcatatctcttttcatcttcagcatcccaagtattttctggttttggaacaactgcatcagctgcatttgtcatggtgatctgaaagggaccattgacaatagctgtccagatgttcctatcaattgcattgatgtggacacacatacaatccttccaatagccatagttttcaccgttgaaaactggagctctattgtgagcccctttaggtccggaagccatctttccaataagtgtttcacgtagcacggaataaaccagagctcttgatgccacttgttagacgctggccttaggatctagagggggggtgaatagatcgttcacagttttacggagttaaacaacttttcagcggaagtgattctgaatcgactcgcgtctattccgaaccactatcgaaacgattgtatatgtgtttaaaaccagtcaaaaacttgaggtaagtgataagagtatacgttgcagaatcaaagcgttgctcttattgaaaatcagattaacttcttgtatgatggacaatgtttgcaatgcagtaagagtgatagaaacaaatatacaaacacttggtgataatgatcaaattggcggtgattcaatatgtgatggattgtgatgtttatataagttcttaattcacaatcttaacactcgaatcgttgatcaatttgctattataaccaaacatgaacagaacgtaaatgaaaaagtaaaagcgacaagaacacgatatttgtttaggcagttcgtcgatcgtcctcgctacgactacgtctgcccccaattccaaactgaaattgggtaatctttcattaatgttgaaagtagtatatacaaagaagataacaaagcgataaaccataaaccaattatgtcgatcctttgaatcttcttcccccttaatcttgagtcagatcaaggttatccaagagcttcactttgatccctttctgcagtgtcttcaattccctcgaacccttgttcttcaatcttcacactcagccggatcctcgatgaaacctcttgataaaaacccccaagaaacacctatcttggaggacaaaacctgcagattttattcaccaaaaaccccacaaatcttcacccactaggaatcttcaattccgttccatggacgttatcgaactcgatcactaaccctcaacgcaagaatgattatgtgtaattgcattggagatgacgaagaacgaagatgagaagcctttgtgtatctttcaatcgttggtgttgcattgaataattgaacctttgataatatatatgatagcttaacagttggagatgagagaaacagaatttttggcattcttgatcagttaggtcgacctcttgtagtgcttaggtcgacctagcagagcttgcagaattttgctcccagttaggtcgacctgtttaaggagtaggtcgaccagaatcctcttcagatgcattctggggacattttctcagattaggtcgacctagttgttgtgtaggtcgacctagcagactgatatgtgaatttcttcattttaggtcgacctggatgatgtgtgagtcgacctagcagaggtatatggatttttctccattttaggtcgacctgggttgatagtaggtcgacctaactgctgcttttctgcattcttcttgttttgcttgtgttgagtcgacctatatgcataatagatcaacctgttttgtcatgagtgatcaatgcttgcttttctttgagttttctgctcccgctttgttgtttgaatgcttattgagtttgccatgaatcaaaaacatctttgagtgtaattttGTATTCACAGATGCTAGTAACACGCAAGACGACGATGATGATGGTGACATGGAGGATGAAGATCAGTTGGGTGGGCTGGATGCAGATGGAGATAGCGTTAAATCTGAAACAAACCTGAATGGTGACAAGGATGGTGGGAAACCACAAGATGATTTAGAGTTGTCGGATACTGAAAGTGATCTAGATCAAACTCTTCAATTCCTCTCCCAACGTTTCCGCAACACTCGCTCTCCAGCACCAAATCCTCGCCGCCAAGCAGAATCCTCCCTCTCTGAAGCTGCCAACACTCCCAACTTCGGCCTCGTCGTACTCCGCCTCATCGTCGAACCAGTCGTCGATGCTCAGATCCGTCAATCCGCAGCCGTCAACTTCAAAAACCACCTCCGTCTCCGATGGGCGTTAGAAGAGCGCTCCATCCTTGAAGCCGAGAAAGAACATATCAAAACCCTATCCGTTTCTCTCACGCTTTCCGTTTCTTCCAAAACCCATTATCAACTTAGCGAAGCCCTAACTATCATCGGTAAACATGATTTCCCTAAAGCATGGCCTACGCTTCTCCCTGAACTCGTCGCCAGTCTCCAGAATGCATCTCAGTCTCATTCCAATGATCTTTGGATTGATTTGAAGCATTTTGTCGATAACTTTGTTGCTCCTTTGCTTGATATTTTGCTTAAGACTGTGTTGTTTATTGACGCTGCTGCTACGGCGGTATCTCCACCACCTGTGGCGAACCTCCGTCAACTGTTTGAGTCGCGGAAATTATATTGCAACTTATTCGCGGATCACGTTAGGGAATGGATGAGTGGGTTTCGAAAATACCTTACTACTAGTTACCCTATTCTTGAGGGCAATGGAGATGGTCTTGCTCTTGTGGATGAACTTAGGGCTTCTGATTGTGATAATATTAATCATTATATGGAAAAGTATGAGGAGGAGTTTAAGGGGTTCTTGAATGATTTTGCACTTGTTATGTGGACTTTGTTGGGGAATGTGTCACAGTCGAGTAGTCGTGATCAACTTGCCATCACAGCTATAAAGTTTTTTACCACAATTAGCACCGATATTCGCCATAATTTGTTTGCTCCCGATAGGATTATACCACGGATTTTCCAAGGCATTGTGATCCCTAATGTGAGGCTGAGGGAAGATGATGAGGAGCTGTTTGAGATAAATCTTATTGAGTATATTAGGAGGGTTAGGAAGGCTCTGTAAAAGCTCAGACCTCCATCAGTGACAGAACTGTTGCTGTCTTATAATGGTGATTCATGTCAAATTCAAATGCTTGGTTTAGCTAAAAAGCCACCTGATGGATCCCAAAGCAGCATTGCTTGTGACTGCTCTTCTCAAAATGACACCTTCTGTCATGCAGTAAGGATGGAATTCAAGGGATACAACCTTCCTAGCACGTTTCCGCCTCAATTGGTTAAGCTTTCATACCTCAAAGTAGTTTATTTTGCTCTTAACTACCTAAATAGTACGATCCCAAAGGAATGGGGTTCGATTGAACTGACTTCAATCTCGCTACTTGTTAATCGTTTGTCAGGGGAGATTCCTAAGGAGTTAGGAAATATTACCACTCTAACATACTTGAACCTTGAAGCAATTGATGTGTTTGTTCAAGCCTTGGAGTCGGAGGAGGACGGTTTATGCGATGATGTCACTTTTCTCTCTGTAGCCGAACATAATCCCCTATGTAGGCATCATGCTAAAGGTCAGTTTTGAGGATTTACCATACATGGTAGTATCCAACGTTATTTCACACGGGCATGGCTGCGTCGAATCATTCTTGTTTCTGTTTTTTAGGGGAACACCATACTTCCTGTGATTGCAAAGGTACGGAAATTCggtgcatatgtttttgttgCGATTCCACCTAAACCACCGGATGAAATTGTCATTCAAACACTGTCACTGTTTCTgtcatgtttttcaaaacaattcgtTCATCACTGTTTTGAGAAGGGAGAAAAAGAGCATTCAACCTCGCTAAAACCACGATTCGATACGCTTAATGATCTAGTAAATGTCATCTTGAAGGTTACCAAGTGTGTCATAGAGTTCCATGAACTTCCAGTTCAGTACAATTCACACTAAGTACCAGCCTACAACAGTGCCTTTAAGCATATCCTAGTTGCTGCATATTGGTGTATTAGAAGTATTATGGTTTGTGCTTCTCAGATTACAAGCCTCACTACACTTGGTTATGAAATCTTCACCTCTatcattagttttttttatgttaaaaaatgaTGCTGGTTTTAAGTGCTAATtctagaaccttgaggacaaggttcaagtgaacccggCGGCAATGATAGAGGGGCATAATAGTATTGTagtattatttattagtattattattattattgggctctaattgtatttgggcttttatattattagtatccattaagaatgttatataaggtagtctcatagagacattgggaattaatcaatgaaaatcaaagttatcttttaattctattttcttagtttgtttactTGTTTCTCTTGGTTTTGTAATCCTTGTTAGGGTTAGCATTTTGCATCCTAACATATCATAACTTCTTCTCAAACCGAACTCACAAGTATCATTATAGCTATAAAGAATGCTATGCTTCTAGAGGATGGAATCAACTTTAGCTTCAAAGTGACTATCTACTTGTCATATGGGCATTCCCTAATACTACCATAGTCCCTTGGAAGCTTCTATCCAAATAAAATAGttatatatttgattaaaaaattaataaactaaattaaagtTGCGATACAATTAAAATAGGTAAACTTCATTACATAATTAAGAAAATAGGTGACTGTTGTTGGTTCAATATTGAGGTGCCCCTTGTTGTTTACTCCTAGGATGTCTTCGTTGTTTCTCAGCGTTATGGGATGGCTGAGAAGAAGTCGTTGCTTCATCCCTAGAAAATAAGAACTCCTCGATATCATCACCCGTAAGATGATAGAATAGTTATGCTTTATATGAGTATGGGTTGGAGAGGTTGGAGTATAGTGTTATCTTTTTAAATAAAGGGTTAAGTTGTTGGTGTTAAGTGTTTTGCATATCATATGTTGGTATTGTGTGAAAGAGCTGTTGATGTTTATTTGTGTTGTTGAGTTGTGTAGGGATATATGGTTGTGTAGAGTTTAACTATTGTTTTATTTATACATTTTtacaatgtgaaaacaaatcaaTGATATTGTTGAACTCCAAATAACCGCATTCCTTGGATTGCTatcatgtaaaaaaaaaatctaaataaataatatatggtATTTTAGTTTAGAAGATATACATCATTTTGCTCTAATTGATCAATAAACGATCAATATGCTACATCATAATGTATATAAgcatttttcaaatgttaaaaagCAAACTCCCTATCAAGCCAATTATCGAACTTCAAATGTTGTCACATTGCAGTGAAGATTGCTTAAAATGTTTTTCTGGATTCAATAATATTACTTCTGTGCAGAATGCTTATTAAATGTTTCTGGACTCTACATTATTACTTCATGTTTGGTGGAGCATTATGTCATTCTCCATGCAAAAATAGTAGCTACAAActttatattaaagaaaagatTATGAATAATTCACACTGCAACAACAATTATTGTTACAACAGTAATTACAATTGCAACCAAAACTGAAAAAACAAAAGTCACAATTAAATAAACAAGCCAACAACAATAATTAACATGTAGAAacattataaaacaacaaagaaTTTTCACTAAACCAAAATCTCTAAGCTAACAAGTAATAACTGAATTTCTTCCGTCCACATTCAAAAGGCCAAATACTTATgatgcatttcaacaaacacatgGAGCGCAACCttgaaaataaccaaaacaacaacataacaaaaCATAGACGAGTAGAACAAAACAAACCACATAACACAAACAACTCgaataaaataaacattaaaacaccaacaaaaacatTAGATCTCAACCAGAGAAATAGTgaaaacatcaaaatcataacAAAATCATTAACGTGAATACGCAAAATTAAGACATTAGAGCCTTCAGATCATCATCACGAGGCTCATAGGGTTGTTGGGAACTGAAAGAGCTTGAAGAGGGAAGAGAATGCGAGCTTCAAGGAGAGGAACGTGATTCAGATTGAAAACTATTGTGAAAAGAGAACATCATGAAATGATAAAAACCCCTTTTGATTCAGATTTGCATTTCATCCACATGTTAGTTCCTTCTTCCTTGCAGCTTCAAGCACTTTCTTCCCCTCGCTCATCGCCACTGTCAATTTTCCATACCCTAATTCTTCACCTCTTTCGTTACTCCCCTTTtatattcctttttcttttcctttttgtcTCAAGTTTACTTagcgaaaataataaaatatatttaacataaATCTAAGGTGAtttaggggtgctcaaaaccaaaccaacccaatagaaaacagcaaaccaaaccaaaccaaaccgaaaccgccaaaaaccgcatttggtttggattagtttgggtcattttttaacaaaaccgcacggtttggttcgatttgcgatttatattttataaaccgaaccaaaccgaatcaaaccgcattatgttacaacctaaattttacttaactcacattcaacccaaaattaaacttattatacattagccttatgaatacgaacaattttctcatccttacacatataatttcagtcccgatcttctcaaatctttaataacattatttcaccttctttgccacatacatgttccctcttcttctataatctttactctcctatattctttctttttcaccttctcatttttatgtaaatgttctgtatttcagtttcatttttatcgcacatcttcttctctaatctctcaacactttttctttttctttttcaccttcactaatctttcgtctcttctatttttttgtttcattataataattttatattgttttatgctattattttatgtttaatattccacttttgtctaatttaatttttacatattacatggaaaattgctgtcaaaatatgacgagttttgttgttatttgttagtgtatgaatgtctaaatataaaattatgttgtcatatatatatatatatatatatatatatatatatatatatatatatatatatatatatatatatatatagctcaataaaatatttgtaaaaaaccgaaccaacagaaccaaaccaaaccgcgttagtttggtttggtttggttcgaattttttttaaaagtcaaccgaaccaaaccaaaccgcactattttttctcttgcggttcggatgatttttttcgtcaaaaccgcccaaaccgcaccgcaagCACCCCTAAGGTGATTGTCACAACTCTAGACATGACTCTAATTTTAAGAATTAGGATGATATATCATTCTCTCATAATTTTTTAGATGATGTGTCATTCTCTTATAGCTTTtcaaattaaattgatttaattattattaaaaaaattacataaaccAAATAATAtatcttttcattttttaaactttaattcTTAAATTTTAAGAACTAAACCTCAAGAAAAAAATAAGATATAGGGACTCGAACCAAAAAAGATAACTtatagggacgaaaatcaaaaactcggtAACTTACAGgaacaaaaaatgcatttaagccattttataattatattttcaataattttcaTTTTGGTTACCACCAAAATTGTAATTATACactacaataataaaaatatataaaaaaataaattaaaaaaaaatcattttcatgATCAATAAAATTGTAACTAATATTATTaaagatttttaaattttttactacTTTATTCGTGAGATATTAaattacaattatttttaataaaaagtgatattaatattttattataaataataaaattattatagtgctttttattttatattattaaaatgacTTTTATACCTAGCATTTTAAAGCTTCCAAAATCATGTTGATAATAATCTTTAAAAAGAATCTttcaaatcaaaaaatatatgttaaaaatTGTAGtagataaaattttataaaaataataatttaaaaatggatctaaagattaaataataaaatagtttAAAGTTCTTAACTCTTacgcattttattttaataatttaataatataaaataaaaatgtttttacCAAACTAAAAAATAtgcattaaataatataaaataaaaatgttctTACGAAACTAAAAAAGATacattaaataattaaagtagataaaatatttttaaaaatgatacTAAAGATTTATTATTTTCtccatttatattaaaatatttattctttatagttttttaaatttgaaatgtaCAATAGGGatatgttttctattttttaatgaaatttcattatttatttattattatataaaaattatataagttaataacactaatataattttaaattaatttttataatttacttaccactaatatattttaattgaaaattatttttataacgcCTTTCATTAATTTTGCCTTTAAATAATCATTGAATTGACGGTTTATCATGCTACTCATTTTCTAAAAATTTAATTCTTACATAATTATAAATTAGTTTTAGTAGTTAcgttatatttttattgaatttattgtTTATAAAACTCTTCAATTCTAATTACTAACATAATAAttgtattaatattaaattttaataaaaaatttatgttataattttattaatatctaTTGACCCTCTTTCTAGATGTGAGTATAAATATGTGACTTTAGTTTCAGATTTTCATTTTTTTGCTAATCTTCAAATTTATATGATAGTTTTTATCTCCTACTACTTACTTTATACATGTGTATtgattgttaattttatttttgtcacAGGGTAAAAATTTAACATATCATTATTTCATTCAAGATCATAATTTCATTCAAGACACAATTCCATACtaatattctttagaatgaatttgaaactatcttcagaaagaggtttcGTGAAaacatcagcccattgatggtctgtatcagtgaagtttaagcttaatatccctttctgaatatagtccctattgaaatgatgcttaatttctatgtgtttagctttGGAGTGTAGGATAGGATTTTTAGAAAGGCATATAGCAGAAGCATTATCATAGAAAATAGGGATCTTACGCTCATAGAAGTGATAAtcctctaactgacttttcatccaaagCATCTGAGTGCTACAGCCGGCAACAGCAACGTATTCTGCTTTTGTAGTTGATAGTGCAATCGTGGCTTGCTTTTTGCtttaccaggagatcagattatttcctagaaactgacagcttccagatgtACTTTTACGTCTGTCTCCATcaaaatcagcatcacaataacctactaaatTGAACTCTTTGGATTTTCTGTAACAAAGTCCaatattagtagtacctttcagatccTCAGAATTCTCTTGACAACAGTCAAGTGTGActttctaggatctgattggaatcttgcacataagCAGACACTAAacagaatatcaggtctagatgCAGTTAGGTAGAGTAGTGAACCAATCATACATCTGTAGAGCTTCTGGTCTACCTTTTTACTTACCTCCTCTTTACCTAAAATGCAAGTAAGATGCAttagagtttttgcttctttaatTTATGATAGCttaaatttcttcagaagttccttgacatactttgtttgatgtatgtaagtaccttcagaagtttgatttatttgaattcccagaaagaattttagttttcccatcatgctcatttcaaattcttcctgcatagactcagcaaattctcttccaagagagatattagaagttccaaaaataatatcatccacgtatatttgacagattaagatATCATTCTTAAATGATTTACGAAATAGtgttgtatcaactttccctcttgtgAAATCTTTATCTAGAAGGAATGAaattaaacgttcataccaagctcggggagcttgttttagcccatataaagatttctttagtttaaaaacatgtccAGGATATATTGAATCTTCAAATCCAGGGGGTTGGTgaacatacacttcttcttcttcaatataaccatttaaaaatgcacttttaacatccatttgatatagtgTTATTTTATATTGTGTAGCATAAGCAATTAATAATctgatagattctaacctggtgactagagcaaaggtttcattatagtcaataccCTCTTGTTGACTATACTCTTGAGCAACCAGTCGTGCCTTGTTTCTGATAACTTCTCCTTGCTCATTCATTTTGTTTCTAAACACCTACTTTGTTCCAATTATGTTGAATCCTTCAGGTCTCggaactagatcccatacatcatttttggtgaattggtttaattcttcttgcatggcaataaTCCAATCTGTATCTTGAAGGGCTTCATCTACTGAAGTTAGCTCAATAATTGACACTAAACCAAATAATGAATTCTCATTATTTCTTAGGAacgatctagttctgataggatcatctttcttgccAAGTATGACATCTTCTGGATGATGTGTTGGGAGTCTTGGAAATCTTCTATGAGGGGTCTCTTCAGAGATTCTCAGGTTCTCCATGGTTGATGTGATTGAGGGGACTTTTGACACATCTTTATCTTCTGAATCATCAAGATTCGTGAATTGTTCATctgtatctgcaaaattttcaatctgctttggcttttgatggccaagcttatcatcaaatctgatattgattaattcttcaacaatcaaggtTTCTGTATTATA
This is a stretch of genomic DNA from Vicia villosa cultivar HV-30 ecotype Madison, WI unplaced genomic scaffold, Vvil1.0 ctg.000334F_1_1_2_unsc, whole genome shotgun sequence. It encodes these proteins:
- the LOC131626919 gene encoding exportin-2-like, whose translation is MFQNHSCGLESSRIAIDIEVVVHHIDLVVAVAWFGTGAVVIDIEVAVHYISLVEVVAYASNTQDDDDDGDMEDEDQLGGLDADGDSVKSETNLNGDKDGGKPQDDLELSDTESDLDQTLQFLSQRFRNTRSPAPNPRRQAESSLSEAANTPNFGLVVLRLIVEPVVDAQIRQSAAVNFKNHLRLRWALEERSILEAEKEHIKTLSVSLTLSVSSKTHYQLSEALTIIGKHDFPKAWPTLLPELVASLQNASQSHSNDLWIDLKHFVDNFVAPLLDILLKTVLFIDAAATAVSPPPVANLRQLFESRKLYCNLFADHVREWMSGFRKYLTTSYPILEGNGDGLALVDELRASDCDNINHYMEKYEEEFKGFLNDFALVMWTLLGNVSQSSSRDQLAITAIKFFTTISTDIRHNLFAPDRIIPRIFQGIVIPNVRLREDDEELFEINLIEYIRRVRKAL